The following proteins come from a genomic window of Geothrix edaphica:
- a CDS encoding FadR/GntR family transcriptional regulator yields the protein MDLTPIKTKRLYEEIVEQIKQLIADGKLKPGDKLLAERDLADRFQVSRASVREAIRTLEMLGIIDIRPGEGTFVRGTETDDIIRPLAMFLAVERNSLLDMFEMRRIFETATASLAAQRATFEELDQIESMLANMRERLNLQDSEKGEEFDAAFHYAVAEATHNSLLTKLFKTVSEEFAKANSVARRQLYHDNVQNPQRIIDQHSEILAAIRSGSSQAASEAMLAHLNFAEGELRKWIV from the coding sequence ATGGACCTCACACCGATCAAGACCAAACGGCTCTACGAGGAAATCGTCGAGCAGATCAAGCAGCTCATCGCCGACGGGAAGCTGAAGCCCGGCGACAAGCTCCTCGCCGAGCGCGACCTGGCCGACCGCTTCCAGGTCAGCCGGGCTTCCGTGAGGGAAGCCATCCGGACCCTGGAGATGCTCGGCATCATCGACATCCGCCCCGGTGAGGGCACCTTCGTCCGGGGCACCGAGACCGACGACATCATCCGTCCCCTGGCCATGTTCCTGGCGGTGGAGCGCAACTCGCTCCTCGACATGTTCGAGATGCGCCGGATCTTCGAGACTGCAACCGCGAGCCTGGCGGCCCAGCGGGCCACGTTCGAGGAGCTCGATCAGATCGAGTCCATGCTGGCGAACATGCGGGAGCGCCTCAATCTGCAGGATTCCGAGAAGGGTGAGGAATTCGACGCCGCCTTCCACTACGCCGTGGCCGAGGCCACCCATAACAGCCTGCTGACCAAGCTCTTCAAGACCGTCTCCGAGGAGTTCGCCAAGGCCAACTCCGTCGCCCGCCGGCAGCTCTACCACGACAATGTCCAGAACCCCCAGCGGATCATCGACCAGCACTCCGAGATCCTCGCCGCCATCCGGTCCGGCTCCTCCCAGGCCGCGTCCGAGGCCATGCTCGCGCACCTGAACTTCGCCGAAGGCGAATTGCGGAAGTGGATCGTCTGA
- a CDS encoding FAD-binding and (Fe-S)-binding domain-containing protein yields the protein MSTATATSLRESLVSIVGPDRVLDRPVDLIAFASDASFYRLIPKAVAFAGSVDEVRALFRLSRELGVPMTFRAAGTSLSGQSVSDGILVEVARNWRGIQVLEGGAKVKVQPGVIGAHVNHALRPYRAKMGPDPASINTCTVGGILSNNSSGMCCGVTQNAYHTLESLTFVLPSGTVIDTAAPDADARFREAEPELAAGLLKLKADLEANQPLAQRIRAKYKMKNTTGYSLNAFIDYERPVDIFRNVLVGSEGTLAFIAEAVLNSVPDLPVKVTGFLIFPDLHAACAAIVPLRDAGAAALELLDRASLRSVENQAGVPPTIKTLPDGAAALLVEFQGKDESARAELERLALDAAAHLTLLEPARFTHDPVEQALMWKIRSGTFPSVGAVRARGTTVLIEDVAFPIEKLADAAVDLTKLFAKHRYDEAILFGHAKDGNLHFVITQSFNDKAAVDRYSALIDDVVELVVKKYDGALKAEHGTGRNMAPFVEAEWGPEAKAVMEQLKNLVDPLRLLNPGVILNADPHCHLADLKPMPGVEEEVDKCIECGYCEPKCPSRELTLTPRQRIVVRREMARLEGNRENPALLSSLQEAFPYMALDTCATDGLCATACPVGIDTGQLTKRFRRASHSRRAQKIALSVARNFATVEPAMRLALRSGHLVQSLFGPKAMPFLTRIMKTFGASHQWSPEMPKPAKAPLPVTTLEGAQAIYFPACLSRMMGHLPGEPEEMSLVEALVKVSARAGYPVHIPFDVEGTCCGVPFSSKGYDEAHRYTINRTIEKFWEWTQQGRLALVMDTSPCTYGVLTSRGYLTPENQAKFDKLKILDSTAFANDVLLPRLQVTRKVGSVVLHPVCSVTKMNLLPKLEGVAKACADKVVVPRDAGCCGFAGDRGFTHAELTASATKHEAREVKAERFDGYFASSRTCEVGMTRSTGQVYRSFLYLLESATRPEVSK from the coding sequence ATGAGCACCGCCACCGCCACTTCCCTGAGGGAATCCCTCGTGTCCATCGTCGGTCCCGACCGTGTCCTCGACCGGCCGGTGGACTTGATCGCCTTCGCCTCGGATGCGAGCTTCTACCGGCTCATCCCCAAGGCCGTGGCCTTCGCGGGCAGCGTGGACGAAGTCCGGGCCCTGTTCCGGCTCAGCCGCGAGCTCGGGGTCCCCATGACCTTCCGCGCCGCCGGCACCAGCCTCTCGGGCCAGTCGGTGTCCGACGGCATCCTGGTGGAAGTGGCCCGCAACTGGCGCGGCATCCAGGTGCTGGAAGGCGGCGCCAAGGTGAAGGTGCAACCCGGCGTCATCGGGGCCCATGTGAACCATGCCCTGCGCCCCTACCGGGCCAAGATGGGCCCCGACCCGGCCTCCATCAACACCTGCACCGTTGGCGGCATCCTCTCCAACAACTCCAGCGGCATGTGCTGCGGCGTCACCCAGAACGCGTATCACACCCTGGAATCCCTGACCTTCGTCCTGCCCTCGGGCACGGTGATCGACACGGCCGCGCCGGACGCAGACGCGCGCTTCCGCGAAGCGGAGCCGGAGCTGGCCGCAGGGCTCCTCAAGCTCAAGGCCGACCTGGAGGCCAACCAGCCCCTGGCCCAGCGCATCCGTGCCAAGTACAAGATGAAGAACACGACGGGCTACTCGCTCAACGCCTTCATCGACTACGAGCGCCCCGTGGACATCTTCCGCAATGTGCTGGTGGGTTCGGAAGGCACGCTGGCCTTCATCGCCGAGGCTGTGCTGAACTCCGTGCCGGATCTGCCGGTGAAGGTGACGGGTTTCCTGATCTTCCCCGACCTGCATGCGGCCTGCGCCGCCATCGTGCCCCTGCGCGACGCCGGCGCCGCGGCCCTGGAGCTGCTGGATCGGGCCTCTCTCCGCTCCGTTGAGAACCAGGCCGGCGTACCCCCCACCATCAAGACCCTGCCTGATGGCGCCGCTGCCCTGCTGGTGGAGTTCCAGGGCAAGGATGAGTCCGCCCGCGCCGAACTGGAGCGCCTGGCCCTGGATGCCGCCGCCCACCTGACCTTGCTCGAGCCCGCCCGGTTCACCCACGATCCTGTAGAGCAGGCCCTGATGTGGAAGATCCGCTCGGGCACCTTCCCGTCCGTCGGCGCCGTGCGCGCCCGCGGCACCACCGTGCTCATCGAGGACGTGGCCTTCCCCATCGAGAAGCTGGCCGATGCGGCCGTGGACCTCACCAAGCTCTTCGCCAAGCACCGCTATGACGAGGCCATCCTCTTCGGCCATGCCAAGGATGGGAACCTGCACTTCGTCATCACCCAGTCCTTCAACGACAAGGCCGCTGTGGATCGCTATTCCGCGCTCATCGACGATGTAGTGGAGCTGGTGGTCAAGAAGTACGACGGTGCCCTCAAGGCCGAGCACGGCACCGGCCGCAACATGGCGCCCTTCGTGGAAGCCGAGTGGGGCCCCGAGGCCAAGGCCGTCATGGAGCAGCTCAAGAACCTGGTGGACCCTCTGCGCCTGCTGAACCCCGGTGTCATTCTCAACGCCGATCCCCACTGCCACCTGGCCGACCTCAAGCCCATGCCGGGCGTCGAGGAGGAGGTCGACAAGTGCATCGAGTGCGGCTATTGCGAGCCCAAGTGCCCCAGCCGCGAGCTCACCCTCACCCCCCGGCAGCGCATCGTCGTGCGCCGTGAGATGGCCCGTCTGGAGGGAAACCGGGAAAATCCCGCCCTGCTGTCGTCCCTGCAGGAGGCCTTCCCCTACATGGCCCTGGACACCTGCGCCACGGATGGCCTCTGCGCCACCGCCTGCCCCGTCGGAATCGACACCGGCCAGCTCACCAAGCGGTTCCGCCGCGCCAGTCACAGCCGCCGCGCCCAGAAGATCGCCCTCTCCGTGGCCCGCAACTTCGCCACCGTGGAGCCGGCCATGCGGCTGGCCCTGCGCAGCGGGCACCTCGTCCAGAGCCTCTTCGGGCCCAAGGCCATGCCCTTCCTCACCCGGATCATGAAGACCTTCGGCGCCTCCCACCAGTGGAGCCCGGAGATGCCCAAGCCCGCCAAGGCGCCGCTGCCCGTGACTACTCTGGAAGGCGCCCAGGCCATCTACTTTCCCGCCTGCCTCTCCCGCATGATGGGCCACCTGCCCGGCGAGCCCGAGGAGATGAGTCTGGTGGAGGCGCTGGTGAAGGTGTCGGCGCGGGCCGGCTACCCGGTCCACATCCCCTTCGATGTGGAAGGCACCTGCTGCGGTGTGCCCTTCAGCTCCAAGGGCTATGACGAAGCCCACCGCTACACCATCAACCGCACCATCGAGAAGTTCTGGGAGTGGACCCAGCAGGGCCGGCTGGCCCTCGTCATGGACACCAGCCCCTGCACCTATGGCGTGCTCACCAGCCGGGGCTACCTCACGCCCGAGAACCAGGCGAAGTTCGACAAGCTCAAGATCCTCGACAGCACCGCCTTCGCCAACGATGTGCTGCTGCCCCGCCTCCAGGTGACCCGCAAGGTGGGTTCCGTGGTCCTCCACCCGGTCTGCTCGGTCACCAAGATGAACCTGCTGCCCAAGCTGGAGGGGGTCGCCAAGGCCTGCGCGGACAAGGTCGTGGTGCCCCGGGATGCAGGCTGCTGCGGCTTCGCCGGCGATCGCGGCTTCACCCACGCCGAGCTGACCGCCTCCGCAACCAAGCACGAGGCCCGGGAGGTGAAGGCCGAACGTTTCGATGGCTACTTCGCCAGCAGCCGCACCTGCGAGGTGGGCATGACCCGTTCCACGGGCCAGGTCTACCGAAGCTTCCTATACTTGCTCGAGTCCGCGACCCGACCGGAGGTCTCCAAGTGA
- a CDS encoding KpsF/GutQ family sugar-phosphate isomerase: MTDENQVAGAAEAGQAVLEAAQAALMELRDSWNQAQVDAWCTSVLERSGRVVLTGMGKSGLVAQKVAATLASTGCPSLFLHPAEALHGDLGMVTREDSVLALSNSGESEEVVRLLPSLVRLGIPMAAITARPDSSLGQAAHWTFTYRLPQGEGCPLDLAPMASTTLQLIWGDLLAASLMSRRGFTRDHFALNHPAGSLGAKLMKVKALMHTSWPSVSASSALTDVLRAMTGGRLGMTSVMDGPKLLGVITDGDLRRALEGAEREGRNPLDLRAEQIMTRSPAMIGEEALALEAAGDMEARKITFLLVGKPEQPVGLIHIHDLLTAKVL, translated from the coding sequence GTGACGGACGAGAACCAGGTCGCAGGGGCCGCGGAGGCCGGACAGGCCGTGCTGGAGGCGGCTCAGGCCGCCCTCATGGAATTGCGCGACAGCTGGAACCAGGCCCAGGTGGACGCCTGGTGCACCAGTGTGCTGGAGCGCTCCGGCCGGGTGGTGCTCACCGGCATGGGGAAGTCGGGACTCGTGGCCCAGAAGGTGGCGGCGACGCTGGCCTCGACGGGATGCCCCAGCCTGTTCCTCCATCCGGCCGAAGCTCTGCACGGAGACCTCGGGATGGTGACCCGGGAGGATTCCGTCCTCGCCCTCTCCAACAGCGGGGAAAGTGAAGAGGTGGTCCGCCTGCTGCCCAGCCTCGTCCGCCTGGGCATCCCGATGGCCGCGATCACCGCCCGGCCCGACAGCAGCCTGGGGCAGGCCGCCCACTGGACCTTCACCTACCGGCTGCCCCAGGGGGAGGGTTGCCCTCTGGATCTGGCGCCCATGGCCAGCACCACCCTCCAGCTGATCTGGGGTGACCTGCTCGCGGCCAGCCTCATGTCCCGCCGGGGCTTCACCCGGGACCACTTCGCCCTGAATCATCCCGCTGGAAGTCTTGGTGCGAAGTTAATGAAGGTGAAAGCCTTGATGCACACCAGCTGGCCCAGTGTCTCCGCCTCCTCGGCCCTGACCGACGTGCTGCGGGCCATGACCGGGGGCCGGCTGGGCATGACCAGCGTCATGGACGGGCCGAAGCTCCTGGGGGTCATCACGGATGGCGACCTGCGCCGGGCGCTGGAAGGTGCCGAGCGCGAGGGCCGGAACCCCCTCGACCTCCGGGCGGAGCAGATCATGACCCGGAGCCCGGCGATGATCGGCGAAGAGGCTCTGGCCCTGGAGGCCGCTGGCGACATGGAGGCCCGGAAGATCACCTTCCTCCTGGTGGGGAAGCCGGAGCAGCCCGTTGGGCTCATCCATATCCACGATCTACTGACAGCAAAGGTCTTGTAG
- a CDS encoding LTA synthase family protein, whose translation MDHSLNSDQPPAPTLQGLADRYRPLVLLAAGYLGLGLVLRLTLWSIFGREAHVPASSMLWVLPAGLISDAVQALYFLLPLALYGWLRPPRPSGRRAWGAVLPTLVTFLYAVGGLFLVACEYFFFEEFNARFNLVSVNYLMYPTEVAGDIWSEYPVVKILLVCALVAGFAAWKLRAQWVKAMSTPLSFKARSLAMAVYGAALAVAILWIPTNLFGFSLNRVTNELAANGPSSFFRALRTSEIDYHAYYPTRPPAENLKRLEAQLASGDGRFTRLPEGRLDRQFPARPEGLGKLNVILISSESFGAEFSRLYGSARDWTPEFDHFAQQGLWFRHAYATGTRTVRGLEAISTSMPPVPTEAVLRRPGHESMATLGAVLRGHGYQTAFLYGGYGYFDNMNEFFQSNGYEVLDRTNLKTKPRFENIWGVSDEDLFDMALSCADERAAKGAPFFLHIMNTSNHKPYTFRPGLESIGVKASGGGRESGVRYADFAQGRFLRDAERHPWFRNTLFIVIADHGARVYGRQEIPLKTYEIPLMFYAPGRLAPRRSDGLMSQIDLAPTLMGLLGLPYTAPWFGQDVLRTPESGRVMLFNHNDHVALMKDGVLTILGLHGTRVSKRYDAEKDAYLPQPEGASHDDLAIAYYQTAYELFKAKKYN comes from the coding sequence TTGGATCACTCGCTGAATTCCGATCAGCCCCCTGCCCCGACCCTCCAGGGGCTGGCGGACCGCTATCGCCCCCTGGTGCTGCTCGCTGCGGGGTATCTGGGCCTCGGCCTGGTGCTGCGCCTGACGCTCTGGAGCATCTTCGGCCGGGAGGCGCACGTTCCGGCCTCCTCCATGCTCTGGGTCCTCCCAGCGGGCCTGATTTCCGATGCAGTCCAGGCCCTCTACTTCTTACTCCCTTTGGCCCTGTACGGCTGGCTCCGACCCCCTCGTCCTTCCGGACGGCGGGCCTGGGGAGCGGTCCTTCCGACCCTCGTGACCTTTCTGTACGCCGTCGGCGGGCTCTTCCTGGTGGCTTGCGAGTACTTCTTCTTCGAGGAGTTCAACGCCAGGTTCAACCTGGTTTCCGTGAACTACCTGATGTATCCAACTGAAGTGGCAGGGGATATCTGGTCCGAATACCCTGTGGTCAAGATCCTTCTGGTCTGCGCCCTGGTGGCGGGCTTCGCCGCCTGGAAGCTTCGGGCCCAATGGGTGAAGGCTATGTCCACCCCACTGAGCTTCAAGGCCCGCAGCCTGGCCATGGCGGTCTACGGCGCCGCGCTGGCTGTGGCCATCCTCTGGATTCCCACCAACCTTTTCGGGTTCTCCCTCAACCGGGTCACCAATGAACTGGCGGCCAACGGACCCTCCAGCTTCTTCCGGGCGCTGCGCACCAGCGAAATCGACTACCACGCCTACTACCCCACCCGCCCTCCCGCGGAGAACCTGAAGCGCCTCGAGGCGCAGCTGGCCTCGGGCGATGGCCGGTTCACCCGGTTGCCGGAAGGGCGCCTGGACCGCCAGTTCCCCGCCCGTCCCGAGGGCCTGGGGAAGCTGAACGTCATCCTGATTTCGAGCGAGTCCTTCGGCGCCGAGTTCAGCCGCCTCTACGGCTCCGCGAGGGATTGGACGCCGGAATTCGACCATTTCGCCCAGCAGGGGCTCTGGTTCCGGCATGCCTATGCCACGGGGACCCGCACGGTCCGAGGCCTTGAAGCCATCAGCACCTCCATGCCCCCGGTTCCGACCGAGGCCGTCCTGAGGCGCCCGGGACACGAGTCCATGGCCACCCTCGGCGCGGTACTCCGGGGCCATGGCTACCAGACGGCCTTCCTGTACGGCGGCTATGGGTACTTCGACAACATGAACGAGTTCTTCCAGAGCAACGGCTACGAGGTGCTGGACCGGACCAACCTGAAGACCAAGCCCAGGTTCGAGAACATCTGGGGCGTGTCGGATGAGGACCTCTTCGACATGGCCCTGTCCTGCGCGGACGAGCGCGCGGCCAAGGGGGCGCCCTTCTTCCTCCACATCATGAACACCTCGAACCACAAGCCCTACACCTTCCGGCCCGGGCTGGAGTCCATCGGCGTGAAGGCTTCGGGAGGAGGCCGGGAATCCGGGGTGCGGTACGCCGACTTCGCCCAGGGACGCTTCCTGAGGGATGCGGAACGCCACCCCTGGTTCAGGAACACCCTCTTCATCGTCATCGCCGACCATGGCGCCAGGGTCTACGGCCGGCAGGAGATCCCTCTGAAGACCTACGAGATCCCCTTGATGTTCTACGCACCCGGCCGCCTGGCCCCCCGGCGGTCGGACGGGCTCATGTCCCAGATCGACCTGGCCCCCACGCTCATGGGCCTGCTGGGGCTCCCCTACACCGCGCCATGGTTCGGCCAGGACGTGCTCCGCACGCCGGAGTCCGGCCGGGTCATGCTGTTCAACCACAACGATCACGTGGCCCTGATGAAGGATGGCGTCCTCACCATCCTCGGCCTCCACGGCACCCGGGTCTCCAAGAGGTATGACGCCGAGAAGGACGCCTACCTGCCCCAGCCGGAGGGCGCCAGCCACGATGATCTGGCCATCGCCTACTACCAGACGGCGTATGAGCTATTCAAGGCAAAGAAGTACAATTGA
- a CDS encoding LptF/LptG family permease, with the protein MPSVLTRYILRRWTTPFLGALFFYGFLLVSWEMIAISKEIFSQGAPLRWMFPLLMLSLPETFSMVLPMAAVLGGLVGTQQMMEGSELVAAQGLGAGRRTWFAPWAIMACGLLLLASFNAHVLVPTSAGLQQSLRRKMSEAAKARFLRPGSPPWHPPGSPDTAFWVSEGGQIHLMESTAQGTQHMTASQMTYALESAPSGDAEIRLHLSDLQGVLFQPAAGGSVIHLKQEQQILRFLVPAGPRLLAPIPLRYKSSRALLQTYGDATTPTPLRQQSAIELGRRITLPVAGLSLLLMGIALGFGHPRFYRGGAVIKSLGVILVYYLMMKYFEDMVLGGKATSIYPTLLLPFLFLGAAWFIFNQRLSPHRTRPGLGVILMRSLGRVLPLGPLHARISAAKSSVLQWIHGQGTRRGIFRHWSTLAWWRNWGLTLGSLLALDLLIEFSNLAGDLSKNNIHLIVFIKYWIWNLPPFLEVAFPVSFLLGSMLTLSEAALNREWLAIRAGGVSLLQWIWASRFAWGAVALATFLLQAGLAPLARTQARRLYYQILQRPQGSSSASPWMHLGSTGVLWHLSPEARWGFPLKGPGEAPILLRWQPGAERSEALAWGGTRLVPGPSTEALFPDRALRAAPSAAEAKTLDLIEWQRWAPDPERSYLLWSRLLGWLAGPLLVLAMLSYAFPGPRQGRGQAIGIGLVGGLVFLGLQTLFGGAARASEIPAYWGIVAPFMLLGASALVRVSRLRT; encoded by the coding sequence GTGCCTTCCGTTCTGACCCGCTACATCCTCCGCCGCTGGACGACGCCCTTCCTCGGGGCGCTGTTCTTCTACGGGTTCCTGCTGGTCTCCTGGGAGATGATCGCCATCTCGAAGGAGATCTTTTCGCAGGGCGCCCCCCTGCGCTGGATGTTCCCCCTGCTCATGCTCTCCCTCCCCGAGACCTTCTCCATGGTCCTGCCCATGGCGGCCGTGCTCGGAGGGCTGGTGGGTACGCAACAGATGATGGAGGGGTCGGAGCTGGTGGCCGCCCAGGGGCTTGGCGCGGGCCGCCGGACCTGGTTCGCGCCCTGGGCGATCATGGCCTGCGGCCTCCTCCTCCTGGCCTCCTTCAACGCCCACGTCCTGGTGCCGACCTCGGCGGGCCTCCAGCAGTCCCTGCGCCGGAAGATGTCGGAAGCGGCCAAGGCCCGGTTCCTGCGGCCGGGCAGCCCGCCCTGGCATCCGCCGGGCTCCCCGGACACCGCGTTCTGGGTCTCCGAGGGCGGGCAGATCCACCTGATGGAGTCCACCGCCCAGGGCACGCAGCACATGACGGCCTCCCAGATGACCTACGCTCTGGAGAGTGCCCCCTCCGGCGATGCCGAGATCCGGCTTCATCTTTCGGACCTTCAGGGCGTGCTCTTCCAGCCTGCCGCTGGTGGCAGCGTCATCCATCTGAAGCAGGAACAGCAGATCCTGCGCTTCCTTGTCCCGGCGGGCCCCCGCCTGCTCGCTCCGATTCCCCTTCGCTACAAGTCCTCCAGGGCCCTGCTGCAGACTTACGGAGACGCCACCACCCCTACCCCCCTGCGCCAGCAGTCCGCCATCGAGCTCGGCCGGAGGATCACCCTGCCCGTGGCTGGCCTCTCGCTATTGCTCATGGGGATCGCCCTGGGCTTCGGCCATCCCCGGTTCTACCGAGGGGGCGCCGTCATCAAGAGCCTCGGCGTGATCCTGGTCTATTACTTGATGATGAAATACTTTGAAGACATGGTGTTGGGCGGAAAAGCTACCTCCATCTATCCGACTCTCCTCCTGCCCTTTCTGTTCCTCGGGGCTGCCTGGTTCATCTTCAACCAGCGGCTGTCGCCTCATCGGACCCGCCCCGGCCTGGGGGTGATCCTCATGCGTTCCCTGGGGCGCGTCCTGCCCCTGGGCCCCCTCCATGCCCGGATCTCCGCCGCCAAATCCTCGGTCCTGCAGTGGATCCATGGCCAGGGAACCCGTCGGGGCATCTTCCGCCACTGGTCCACCCTCGCCTGGTGGCGCAACTGGGGGCTGACGCTGGGCAGTCTGCTGGCGCTGGATCTGCTCATCGAGTTCTCCAACCTTGCTGGAGACCTGTCGAAGAACAATATCCATTTAATTGTATTCATTAAATATTGGATCTGGAATCTCCCCCCGTTTCTCGAGGTGGCCTTCCCCGTCTCCTTCCTCCTGGGGAGCATGCTCACCCTGTCCGAAGCGGCGCTCAACCGCGAGTGGCTGGCCATCCGCGCCGGTGGTGTCAGCCTGCTCCAGTGGATCTGGGCCAGCCGGTTCGCCTGGGGCGCCGTGGCCCTGGCCACCTTCCTTCTCCAGGCCGGTCTCGCCCCCCTTGCCAGGACGCAGGCCCGGAGGCTGTACTACCAGATCCTCCAGCGCCCCCAGGGCTCCTCTTCCGCCTCTCCCTGGATGCATCTCGGCTCCACGGGCGTCCTGTGGCATCTCTCCCCGGAGGCTCGCTGGGGGTTCCCCCTGAAGGGCCCCGGCGAGGCGCCGATCCTCCTCCGGTGGCAGCCCGGGGCGGAGCGGTCGGAAGCCCTCGCCTGGGGCGGCACCCGCCTGGTGCCAGGTCCCAGCACCGAGGCCCTGTTCCCGGACCGGGCCCTCCGCGCCGCCCCCTCCGCGGCCGAAGCCAAGACCCTTGACCTGATCGAGTGGCAGCGATGGGCGCCGGATCCGGAACGCTCCTACCTCCTGTGGAGCCGCCTCCTTGGTTGGCTGGCCGGTCCGCTGCTGGTCCTGGCCATGCTCTCGTACGCGTTTCCGGGACCTCGTCAGGGCCGGGGCCAGGCCATCGGGATCGGCCTGGTCGGCGGGCTCGTGTTCCTGGGTCTCCAGACCCTCTTCGGAGGCGCCGCCAGGGCCTCCGAGATCCCGGCCTACTGGGGCATCGTGGCGCCCTTCATGCTCCTGGGGGCCAGCGCCCTGGTCCGGGTCTCGAGGCTGCGGACCTGA
- a CDS encoding L-lactate permease, with product MTPWTQVYSPVMGNIFLSALVAALPVFVLLGFLAKHVKAHYSAILGLLTCYVVAVLIYKMPAGMAGMAAVHGALFGLVPIGWIVLNAIFIYDITVKSGDFEVVKHSIAGLAGDRRIQALLIAFSFGAFIEGAAGFGTPVAISAAMLIGLGFRPLQAAGLALIGNTAPVAYGALGSPLIALAGVTGLPLDMLSAAAGRILPIFSLIVPFWIIWTMAGRKAMMEVWPACLVAGGSFAITQFAVSNFHGPWLVDIIGAIVSMVALVLFLKIWQPKTTWRYEHEREEPHAVKIEQPTGKVVKAWLPWVFLSLFVFAWGTPQVKTFLNGGTKDKPNFLAGYTVKNFEIPKLHKMVIKAPPVVAKASAEPAVWTFNWLSLTGTSLLLAGICSGLLAGFSFPELVKVWGNTVNRVKISLLTIAAMLALGFVSKSAGLDATMGLAFASTGVLFPFFSAMLGWLGVALTGSDTSANVLFGGLQKITAQQLGLNPILTAAANTTGGVMGKMIDAQSLVVASVATNQQGEEGTILRYVFFHSLALAAMVGVVIFLYAKVLPANWMPQLPPAAPAVAAPVTAPAAPAAPATLPAPAPAK from the coding sequence ATGACCCCCTGGACCCAAGTCTATTCCCCCGTCATGGGGAATATCTTTCTCTCCGCACTGGTGGCCGCATTGCCGGTCTTCGTGCTGCTGGGCTTCCTGGCCAAGCACGTGAAGGCCCACTACTCGGCCATCCTGGGTCTGCTCACCTGCTATGTGGTGGCCGTCCTGATCTACAAGATGCCTGCGGGCATGGCCGGCATGGCCGCCGTGCATGGCGCCCTGTTCGGACTGGTGCCCATTGGCTGGATCGTGCTGAACGCCATCTTCATCTACGACATCACCGTGAAATCCGGTGACTTCGAGGTCGTGAAGCACTCCATCGCGGGTCTGGCCGGTGACCGCCGCATCCAGGCCCTGCTGATCGCCTTCAGCTTCGGTGCCTTCATCGAGGGCGCGGCCGGCTTCGGCACGCCCGTGGCGATTTCCGCCGCCATGCTCATCGGCCTGGGCTTCCGGCCCCTCCAGGCCGCCGGCCTGGCCCTCATCGGCAACACCGCCCCCGTGGCCTACGGCGCCCTGGGCAGCCCCCTGATCGCCCTCGCTGGTGTGACCGGCCTGCCCCTGGACATGCTGAGCGCCGCCGCCGGCCGCATCCTGCCCATCTTCTCGCTGATCGTGCCCTTCTGGATCATCTGGACCATGGCCGGGCGGAAGGCGATGATGGAAGTCTGGCCCGCCTGCCTCGTGGCCGGTGGCAGCTTCGCCATCACCCAGTTCGCGGTGAGCAACTTCCACGGCCCCTGGCTGGTGGACATCATCGGCGCCATCGTCTCCATGGTCGCCCTGGTCCTGTTCCTCAAGATCTGGCAGCCCAAGACCACCTGGCGCTATGAGCACGAGCGCGAAGAGCCCCATGCGGTGAAGATCGAGCAGCCCACTGGCAAGGTCGTCAAGGCTTGGCTGCCCTGGGTCTTCCTGTCCCTGTTCGTGTTCGCCTGGGGCACCCCCCAGGTCAAGACCTTCCTCAATGGCGGCACCAAGGACAAGCCGAACTTCCTGGCCGGCTACACGGTCAAGAATTTCGAGATCCCCAAGCTCCACAAGATGGTCATCAAGGCCCCCCCGGTGGTGGCCAAGGCCTCGGCCGAGCCGGCCGTCTGGACCTTCAACTGGCTTTCCCTCACGGGCACCAGCCTCCTGCTCGCCGGCATCTGCAGCGGCCTGCTGGCCGGGTTCAGCTTCCCCGAGCTCGTCAAGGTCTGGGGCAACACCGTCAACCGCGTGAAGATCTCCCTGCTCACCATCGCGGCCATGCTGGCCCTGGGCTTCGTGTCCAAGTCCGCGGGCCTGGACGCGACCATGGGTCTGGCCTTCGCCAGCACCGGCGTCCTCTTCCCCTTCTTCAGCGCCATGCTGGGCTGGCTGGGCGTGGCCCTGACCGGCAGCGACACCTCCGCCAACGTGCTGTTCGGCGGTCTCCAGAAGATCACCGCCCAGCAGCTGGGTCTGAACCCGATCCTCACGGCTGCCGCCAACACCACCGGCGGCGTCATGGGCAAGATGATCGACGCCCAGAGCCTCGTGGTGGCCTCGGTCGCCACCAACCAGCAGGGCGAGGAGGGCACCATCCTCCGCTACGTGTTCTTCCACAGCCTGGCCCTGGCCGCCATGGTCGGCGTCGTGATCTTCCTCTATGCGAAGGTCCTGCCCGCCAACTGGATGCCCCAGCTTCCTCCCGCGGCCCCCGCGGTGGCGGCTCCCGTGACCGCTCCTGCGGCTCCCGCCGCTCCGGCCACCCTGCCCGCCCCCGCCCCTGCCAAGTAG